One window of Candidatus Tokpelaia hoelldoblerii genomic DNA carries:
- the ispE gene encoding 4-diphosphocytidyl-2-C-methyl-D-erythritol kinase (bhsal03610) has product MTDHKERRNRISIAAPVKINLALHVTGQRADGYHRLESLVVFSPDGDRLEIEKAACDSFSMDGAFAAALGSEGGNLVLKARNILRAVYGEMIGATAIRLTKNVPVSSGIGGGSGDAAATLAGLMDLWGCAAEPQNLSRLALALGADVPMCLAGLQRQCAFFAGGIGDELGVLINFPALHLVLVNPVIAVSTSSVFGALTNCRNTPLVFERRRSYTLADVVTLLENSRNDLYETACHHAPVLADVLDCLRTDGALFARMSGSGATCFGLYPTQKAAEAAAASIRRQNPGYFVLATETFGMQN; this is encoded by the coding sequence ATGACAGATCATAAAGAGCGCCGCAACCGCATTTCCATTGCGGCGCCGGTAAAAATCAACCTTGCCCTGCATGTGACGGGCCAGCGGGCCGATGGCTATCATAGGCTGGAAAGCCTGGTGGTGTTCAGCCCTGATGGTGACCGGCTGGAGATAGAAAAGGCTGCTTGCGACAGTTTCAGCATGGATGGGGCTTTTGCCGCCGCTCTTGGCAGTGAGGGGGGCAATCTTGTCCTGAAGGCCCGCAATATCCTGCGCGCGGTTTATGGCGAGATGATTGGTGCAACCGCCATCCGGCTGACCAAGAATGTGCCGGTTTCCTCCGGCATTGGCGGCGGTTCGGGCGATGCAGCGGCAACATTGGCCGGTTTGATGGATTTGTGGGGATGTGCGGCAGAACCGCAAAACCTGTCGCGCCTGGCGCTGGCGCTGGGGGCGGATGTGCCGATGTGTCTTGCCGGATTGCAGCGGCAATGCGCCTTTTTTGCCGGTGGTATCGGTGATGAACTGGGCGTGTTGATAAATTTTCCCGCTTTGCATCTGGTGCTGGTTAATCCTGTGATCGCGGTTTCAACCTCTTCCGTCTTCGGCGCCTTGACAAATTGCCGCAATACACCGCTGGTTTTTGAACGCAGGCGCTCTTATACCCTTGCCGATGTGGTCACGCTGCTGGAAAACAGCCGCAATGATTTATATGAGACGGCCTGTCATCATGCGCCGGTTCTGGCGGATGTGCTTGATTGTTTGCGCACAGATGGGGCACTGTTTGCACGAATGTCCGGTTCTGGCGCAACCTGTTTCGGCCTTTATCCGACACAAAAGGCGGCAGAGGCGGCGGCCGCTTCCATCCGCCGGCAAAACCCCGGCTATTTTGTGCTCGCAACAGAAACTTTCGGGATGCAGAACTGA
- a CDS encoding Hypothetical protein (bhsal03600), whose product MGRLIVFAAGAVLGWYVWRAVMRAGGKRPPRKQKTRDTLVHDPETGDYHILSGNKTGQA is encoded by the coding sequence ATGGGACGGTTGATTGTTTTTGCCGCCGGGGCGGTGCTTGGCTGGTATGTCTGGCGTGCTGTCATGCGGGCGGGGGGCAAAAGACCGCCGCGCAAGCAAAAAACGCGCGATACATTGGTGCACGACCCTGAAACAGGGGACTATCATATCTTAAGCGGGAACAAAACGGGACAGGCATGA
- a CDS encoding Molybdopterin biosynthesis protein B (bhsal03630): MDRIDENRVFVPLRIAVLTVSDTRSLADDRSGDVLVQRLTAAGHHLAARRIVRDDVTDIRAAIQQWADDEAIRIIITTGGTGFTGRDVTPEAVEPLFEKKMDGFSTLFHMVSFQTIGVTTVQSRATAGLVNGTFVFCLPGSAGACKDAWDGILQGQLDSRQLPGNFIDLMPRLKEHL; encoded by the coding sequence ATGGACAGGATTGATGAAAACCGGGTTTTTGTTCCGCTGCGGATTGCTGTGTTAACGGTTTCTGACACGCGCAGCCTTGCGGATGACCGTTCCGGCGATGTGCTGGTGCAGCGTTTGACTGCCGCCGGGCACCATCTGGCGGCGCGGCGGATTGTGCGCGATGATGTTACTGATATTCGCGCCGCCATCCAGCAATGGGCCGATGATGAAGCAATCCGGATTATCATCACCACCGGCGGCACCGGCTTTACCGGGCGCGACGTGACACCGGAAGCGGTCGAACCGCTGTTTGAGAAAAAGATGGATGGTTTCTCCACGTTGTTTCATATGGTGTCTTTTCAGACGATCGGTGTGACAACTGTGCAGTCCCGCGCGACAGCGGGGCTTGTCAACGGTACCTTTGTTTTCTGTCTGCCCGGTTCGGCAGGAGCCTGCAAGGATGCCTGGGATGGTATTTTGCAGGGCCAGCTTGACAGCCGTCAGTTGCCGGGTAATTTTATTGACCTCATGCCACGTCTCAAAGAGCATCTGTAA
- a CDS encoding Hypothetical protein (bhsal03620): MDRKVFDFLFLQKQKESFYDICTNKKEVCVVIFGNDDGQD, translated from the coding sequence ATGGACAGAAAAGTTTTTGATTTTTTATTTTTGCAAAAACAAAAAGAAAGTTTTTACGATATTTGCACAAACAAAAAGGAAGTTTGTGTGGTAATCTTTGGAAACGATGATGGACAGGATTGA
- the rnhB gene encoding Ribonuclease HII (bhsal03640), with amino-acid sequence MRAPSRSPSLFVLPEKPDFSGELRLMEQGIVHVAGVDEAGRGPLAGPVVAAAVVFAADNLPQGLDDSKRLPPARRAELYENILSRAVAVSVASISARAIDGSDIRKAALAAMRRAVAGLSVSAGYVLVDGRDVPPGLPCLAEAWIKGDQRSLSIAAASIIAKVLRDRMMERAGNIYPAYGFARHAGYGTAVHRRAIEEQGAIAGLHRFTFAPLKNMHIEDTP; translated from the coding sequence ATGCGTGCCCCTTCCCGTTCCCCGTCCTTGTTTGTTCTGCCGGAAAAGCCTGATTTTTCCGGTGAACTGCGCCTGATGGAACAGGGAATTGTGCACGTTGCCGGTGTTGATGAGGCCGGGCGCGGGCCATTGGCGGGGCCGGTTGTCGCTGCCGCTGTGGTGTTTGCCGCGGATAATCTGCCGCAGGGGCTTGATGATTCCAAGCGCTTGCCGCCCGCGCGCCGGGCTGAACTTTATGAGAATATTTTAAGCCGCGCCGTGGCTGTGTCCGTTGCCAGCATTTCCGCCCGTGCGATTGATGGCAGCGACATTCGCAAGGCCGCGCTGGCCGCCATGCGCCGTGCGGTGGCCGGCCTGTCGGTTTCTGCCGGTTATGTGCTGGTGGACGGGCGCGATGTGCCGCCCGGCCTGCCTTGCCTGGCAGAGGCCTGGATAAAGGGCGATCAGCGTTCGCTTTCTATTGCTGCCGCTTCAATTATCGCCAAGGTGCTGCGTGACAGAATGATGGAACGGGCGGGCAATATTTATCCGGCCTATGGTTTTGCCAGACATGCCGGTTATGGCACCGCGGTGCACCGGCGGGCGATTGAAGAGCAGGGGGCTATTGCCGGCCTGCATCGCTTTACCTTTGCGCCGCTGAAAAATATGCATATAGAGGATACGCCATGA
- a CDS encoding Signal peptide peptidase SppA, 36K type (bhsal03590) gives MVNPFKYLIPRRWRSKAVTIPVVRLQGMITTESSTPFKSGLSLGSCAESLEKAFEHKHSPAVALVINSPGGSPVQSRLIFRRIRDLAEENKKQVLVFVEDVAASGGYMIACAGDEIYADPSSVVGSIGVVSGGFGFAGLLKKIGVERRVYTAGKNKVSLDPFQPAKDADIKHLKALQLEIHEVFINLVKERRGGKLADDDDLFTGMFWTAITGQTLGLVDGLGDVRSTLKARYGEKTELKLIAASRGLLGRKPPGGIAVEAVEALVHSAEERSTYARYGL, from the coding sequence TTGGTAAACCCGTTTAAATATCTCATTCCGCGCCGCTGGCGTTCCAAAGCTGTTACCATACCGGTGGTGCGCTTGCAGGGTATGATTACAACAGAATCCTCCACACCGTTTAAAAGCGGCCTGTCGCTTGGCTCTTGCGCGGAAAGCCTGGAAAAGGCGTTTGAGCATAAACACAGCCCCGCTGTGGCGCTGGTTATCAACTCGCCCGGCGGTTCGCCGGTGCAGTCCCGGCTGATTTTCCGCCGTATCCGCGATCTGGCGGAGGAAAATAAAAAACAGGTTCTGGTGTTTGTTGAAGATGTCGCCGCCTCCGGCGGTTATATGATTGCCTGTGCGGGGGATGAGATTTATGCTGATCCGTCATCTGTTGTCGGTTCAATCGGTGTGGTTTCAGGCGGGTTCGGCTTTGCCGGGCTGTTGAAGAAAATCGGCGTTGAGCGCCGTGTTTATACAGCGGGTAAAAACAAGGTGTCGCTTGACCCCTTTCAGCCCGCGAAGGACGCTGATATCAAGCATTTGAAAGCCTTGCAGCTTGAAATTCATGAGGTTTTCATCAATCTGGTGAAAGAGCGGCGCGGCGGGAAACTGGCGGATGATGATGATCTGTTTACCGGTATGTTCTGGACAGCGATAACAGGGCAGACGCTTGGCTTGGTTGACGGGCTGGGCGATGTCCGCTCGACCTTGAAGGCGCGTTATGGCGAAAAAACCGAACTGAAGCTGATTGCCGCATCGCGCGGGCTTCTGGGGCGCAAGCCGCCCGGCGGCATTGCGGTGGAAGCGGTTGAAGCGCTGGTGCACAGTGCGGAAGAGCGCAGCACTTATGCCCGTTATGGACTGTGA